In Salmo salar chromosome ssa24, Ssal_v3.1, whole genome shotgun sequence, the following proteins share a genomic window:
- the LOC123730414 gene encoding multiple C2 and transmembrane domain-containing protein 1, translated as MEDNPKDDSAAKGQESISYQRRMWKNFQDKTKPFLSPKSGSGRRSPDSKKETGLWMFKRKKKELDRFFSSSQPNLCCSTPASFPADQSLGGTAPGSSSTGQPLHQLLGADRASASKPDLTGHDSPKLIVSHLILSHQKSSSLGSACFEKLVVESSVVGEEEQLCKNASVSVSRLT; from the coding sequence ATGGAGGACAACCCCAAGGATGATAGCGCAGCGAAGGGACAGGAATCGATTTCCTACCAACGAAGGATGTGGAAGAATTTCCAAGACAAAACCAAACCGTTTTTGAGCCCCAAATCGGGCTCTGGGCGTCGCAGTCCCGACAGTAAAAAGGAGACCGGGTTATGGATGTTTAAAAGGAAAAAGAAAGAGCTAGACCGTTTCTTTTCGTCCTCACAGCCCAATCTCTGCTGCTCTACCCCGGCGTCTTTCCCGGCTGACCAGTCCCTCGGCGGTACAGCGCCTGGGAGCAGCAGCACCGGGCAACCTCTGCATCAGCTACTGGGGGCTGATAGAGCGTCCGCGAGCAAGCCAGATCTAACGGGACATGACAGCCCGAAGCTCATCGTCTCCCATTTAATCCTGTCCCATCAGAAGAGCTCCTCTCTTGGCTCTGCATGCTTCGAGAAGCTGGTAGTAGAATCTTCGGTCGTTGGAGAGGAGGAACAGTTGTGCAAAAACGCCAGTGTTTCTGTGAGTAGGCTAACATGA